A stretch of the Papaver somniferum cultivar HN1 chromosome 6, ASM357369v1, whole genome shotgun sequence genome encodes the following:
- the LOC113287912 gene encoding purple acid phosphatase 18-like, with amino-acid sequence MELKYSLLMMFLIVSVILISVLGADEYVRPKPRKNLEFKWRIRDSSHPHQVHISLAGDKHMRISWVTEDQSSPSLVEYGTSPGVYKSSSQGESTSYSYLFYKSGKIHHTVIGPLEPGQSYFYRCGGQGPEFELKTPPSKFPITFAVAGDMGQTGWTASTLDHIGQCKYDMHLLPGDLSYADYMQHQWDTFGELVEPLASTRPWMVTEGNHEVERIPFVKDGFASYNARWKMPFEESGSNSNLYYSFEVAGVHVLMLGSYTDHDEYSDQYRWLKEDLSKVDRQRTPWLLALFHVPWYNSNKAHQHEGDNMMASMEPLLYAAGVDIMLAGHVHAYERTKRVSGGKSDPCGSVHITIGDGGNREGLAHRYINPSPEWSVFREASFGHGELKIVNSTHAFWTWHRNDDDEPVRSDQVWITSLASSNCLANNRRMHLNL; translated from the exons atggagCTAAAGTAcagtttgttgatgatgtttttgATTGTCTCTGTAATTTTAATAAGTGTACTAGGAGCTGATGAATATGTTCGACCAAAGCCTCGTAAAAATCTTGAATTCAAATGGAGAATCAGGGATTCTTCTCATCCTCATCAG GTTCACATTTCTTTGGCCGGAGATAAGCACATGCGCATCTCATGGGTGACAGAAGATCAATCTTCTCCTTCACTAGTAGAATATGGAACATCACCTGGAGTGTACAAATCATCATCTCAAGGAGAAAGCACTTCTTACTCTTACTTGTTCTACAAATCTGGAAAGATTCACCACACTGTCATAGGACCTCTGGAACCTGGCCAAAGTTATTTCTACAGATGTGGTGGACAAGGTCCTGAGTTCGAACTCAAGACCCCTCCATCTAAGTTTCCAATTACTTTCGCCGTGGCTGGTGATATGGGTCAGACGGGTTGGACTGCTTCAACTCTTGACCACATAGGgcaatgcaaatatgatatgcatTTGCTCCCTGGAGACCTCTCTTATGCTGATTACATGCAGCATCAGTGGGATACATTTGGTGAGTTGGTCGAGCCTCTTGCAAGTACAAGGCCGTGGATGGTTACTGAAGGAAATCATGAAGTGGAAAGAATACCATTCGTGAAAGATGGGTTTGCATCTTATAATGCTAGGTGGAAGATGCCTTTTGAAGAAAGTGGGTCGAATTCAAATCTTTATTACTCTTTTGAAGTTGCAGGAGTCCATGTGCTCATGCTTGGCTCTTATACAGATCATGATGAGTACTCAGATCAATACCGCTGGTTGAAG GAAGACCTTTCAAAAGTGGATAGGCAAAGGACACCTTGGTTACTAGCTTTGTTCCACGTACCCTGGTATAACAGTAATAAAGCACATCAACACGAAGGAGATAATATGATGGCTTCTATGGAGCCATTGCTGTATGCCGCCGGAGTGGATATCATGCTTGCTGGCCATGTACATGCTTACGAACGCACG AAACGTGTTAGTGGCGGCAAATCAGATCCCTGTGGATCTGTCCACATAACTATTGGTGATGGAGGAAACAGGGAGGGCTTAGCTCACAG ATATATAAACCCAAGCCCGGAGTGGTCAGTGTTTCGCGAAGCAAGCTTTGGCCATGGAGAGCTCAAGATTGTCAATTCGACTCATGCATTTTGGACATGGCATAGAAATGACGATGATGAGCCAGTAAGGTCAGATCAGGTGTGGATTACATCATTGGCCAGTTCCAATTGTCTTGCTAACAATAGACGAATGCACCTTAATCTGTAA